Below is a window of Halolamina sp. CBA1230 DNA.
CGCTGTACACGAGCCGTCGCGACTACGACCAGGAGCCGGCGCTCCCCCACGAGCCGCTGCCGGAGCTCCGCCGCGCGGCGGGCGTCGACGGCACGCGCCGGGAGGAGCGGTTCGCGGAGACCACGCTGACCCGTGAGGAGACACGTCTCCGTCACCGCCTCCGGAACGCGCGAAAGGCGGCGGAGTCGTTCGTGGCGTCGAACTGATCGCCGAAGGATGACCGCGCTCGCCTCAGACGAGCCCCGCGCCGCCGTCGACGTCGACGACCGCGCCGGTCATGTAGCTCGCACGCTCCGAACAGAGGAACGCGATCAGGTCGGCGGCCTCCTCGGGCCGTCCGAGCCGGCCCAGCGGCACCTCGTCGGTGAACTCGTCGATCCCCGCCTCGGTCCAGAGCCCCGAGTCGGTCGTCAGCGGCGTGTCCATCAGCCCGGGAACGACGCAGTTCACCCGGACGTGCGGGGCGAGCTGTTTGGCCAGCCCCTTCGTGAGCCCGAACACGCCGGCTTTCGAGGCGGAGTAGTGGACGCCCGCGCTGAGCGACCCCTGCTTGCCGGCGCCGGAGGAGACGTTGACGATCGCTCCCCGCTCACGCTCGTACATCCGCGGCGCGGCCGCGTGGACGAGGTTGTACTGGCCGGTGAGGTTCACGTCGAGCACCTCCCGCCACGCCTCGGGCCCCAGATCGCCGATCCACTCGTCGCGGGAGATCGCGGCGTTGTTGACGATCGCGGCCACGTCGGCACGGTCCTCCACGTCGCCGACGATCTCGCGGACGCGCTCGTGGTCGCGTACGTCGGCGACGTACCCCACGACGCCGTCGAACTCGGCGGCGACTTCGCCTACCGCGTCGTCCACGTCGACGCCGGCGACGAGGTCGTATCGCTCCCGGAGCGAGTCCACGGTCGCGCGCCCGATCCCGCTGGCCGCGCCCGTCACGATCGCTGCGTCGGTCATACGCTCGGGTCGGCATGGACCGACTTACGTGTTCGCCCGCGGCGCCACCGTCACCGAACACTGCGGCCGGGAACCGTGCATTTATCACGTTCTCTCGGGTAGGT
It encodes the following:
- a CDS encoding SDR family NAD(P)-dependent oxidoreductase, translating into MTDAAIVTGAASGIGRATVDSLRERYDLVAGVDVDDAVGEVAAEFDGVVGYVADVRDHERVREIVGDVEDRADVAAIVNNAAISRDEWIGDLGPEAWREVLDVNLTGQYNLVHAAAPRMYERERGAIVNVSSGAGKQGSLSAGVHYSASKAGVFGLTKGLAKQLAPHVRVNCVVPGLMDTPLTTDSGLWTEAGIDEFTDEVPLGRLGRPEEAADLIAFLCSERASYMTGAVVDVDGGAGLV